In Candidatus Saccharimonadales bacterium, one DNA window encodes the following:
- a CDS encoding RecX family transcriptional regulator → MKITAITPQKKDKYRINIMVDGVYRFSLDIFQYADLGIKVGKEYSDEELTTLEQESVFGKVYARALDYSLMRLHSAREVRDYLYRKTRDSRTKTGEIKKGITTEVTDRVFTRLADKGYIDDERFARYWVENRSLTKGSSQRKLQAELGAKGVDRSIIERLLSESDRSDDTEILKIIAKKRKRYPDDQKLMQYLARQGFSYDDIKHALETDD, encoded by the coding sequence ATGAAAATTACTGCAATTACACCGCAAAAAAAAGATAAATACCGTATTAATATTATGGTTGATGGAGTGTATCGTTTTTCACTCGACATCTTTCAATATGCCGATTTAGGAATAAAAGTCGGAAAAGAATATAGTGATGAAGAGTTGACTACTCTAGAGCAGGAAAGTGTCTTCGGCAAAGTCTACGCGAGGGCTCTAGACTATAGTTTAATGAGGCTTCACAGTGCACGCGAAGTTCGTGACTATTTGTACCGCAAAACTCGTGATAGTCGTACGAAAACAGGTGAGATAAAAAAGGGTATTACGACTGAAGTTACAGATCGGGTATTTACTAGACTAGCCGATAAAGGCTATATAGATGATGAAAGGTTTGCTCGCTACTGGGTTGAGAACCGTAGTCTTACTAAGGGATCAAGCCAGAGGAAGCTTCAAGCAGAGCTGGGGGCTAAAGGCGTTGACCGCAGTATTATCGAAAGACTACTAAGCGAAAGTGATCGATCTGATGATACTGAAATTTTAAAAATAATTGCTAAAAAACGAAAACGCTATCCTGATGATCAAAAGCTAATGCAGTATTTAGCTCGTCAAGGATTTAGCTATGATGATATTAAGCATGCGCTAGAGACAGATGACTAA
- the recA gene encoding recombinase RecA, whose amino-acid sequence MAKKSEKPEMAEKSTTNEGKLKALGLAMDQITSQFGAGSIMKLGDAHKVDVELISSGALSLDLALGGGYPKGRILEIYGPESSGKTTLTLHAIAEVQKLGGTAAFIDAEHALDPAYARRLGVDTDNLLVSQPDNGEQALEIAETLVRSNAVDLVVVDSVAALVPQAEIDGDMGDSHMGLQARLMSQALRKLTGIISKSKTTVIFINQIRMKIGVMFGNPETTTGGNALKFYASVRLDIRRTGQIKEGEEIVGNRTKVKIVKNKIAPPFRVAEFDIMYNEGISKTGDVLDLAVIHGIVGKSGAWFDYNDAKIGQGREATKKYLKENPEVLSEIDKKVRAKVAEVEAA is encoded by the coding sequence ATGGCGAAGAAATCCGAAAAACCGGAGATGGCAGAAAAATCCACCACGAATGAAGGTAAGCTAAAAGCACTCGGACTTGCAATGGATCAAATCACCAGCCAATTTGGCGCTGGTTCTATTATGAAGCTCGGGGATGCACATAAAGTAGATGTTGAATTGATTTCTTCTGGAGCACTTAGTCTCGACTTAGCGCTCGGTGGAGGTTATCCTAAGGGTCGTATTTTGGAGATCTATGGCCCAGAATCATCAGGTAAGACAACGCTGACTCTTCATGCCATCGCAGAAGTTCAAAAATTGGGCGGTACGGCTGCATTTATCGATGCAGAACATGCACTTGATCCAGCATATGCACGTCGCTTAGGCGTTGATACAGACAATCTACTCGTATCTCAGCCAGATAACGGCGAGCAAGCTCTTGAGATAGCAGAAACACTTGTACGCTCAAATGCTGTTGATCTTGTCGTCGTCGACTCAGTCGCAGCACTTGTGCCTCAGGCCGAAATTGATGGTGACATGGGTGATAGCCACATGGGTCTTCAAGCTCGTCTTATGAGTCAGGCACTTCGTAAACTTACAGGTATTATAAGTAAAAGTAAAACAACTGTCATTTTCATCAACCAAATCCGTATGAAAATTGGTGTTATGTTTGGAAATCCAGAAACAACAACGGGTGGAAATGCACTTAAGTTTTACGCATCTGTGCGCTTAGACATTCGTCGTACTGGCCAAATCAAAGAAGGTGAAGAGATAGTTGGTAACCGCACGAAAGTGAAGATTGTTAAAAACAAGATTGCTCCTCCTTTTCGCGTTGCCGAGTTTGACATCATGTATAATGAGGGAATCTCAAAGACAGGCGATGTTCTAGATCTTGCTGTTATTCATGGCATTGTTGGTAAGTCTGGAGCATGGTTCGATTATAACGACGCTAAAATTGGTCAAGGCCGCGAAGCAACTAAAAAGTACCTCAAAGAAAATCCAGAAGTACTAAGTGAAATTGATAAAAAAGTACGTGCCAAAGTTGCTGAAGTCGAAGCAGCTTAA
- a CDS encoding PH domain-containing protein: MNPDQTPPAPTDPVDPEQPVAYDAQGRPLYAHPPVQAAADPQTVHMSRAVDPVMPEISASLKAKHDESVKLYPFLNLSESEYVISAVRRHPIGLLIPVAVVIFLVVVIIAVLISYPMIINSVGGPTALPSYDIVMLIGLLVLALLCIGGYIAVWVYRNNKFFLTNESVIQEIQLTLFSHNEQTVSLENIEDASYKQLGIIQTMFDYGSIRLSTQGDETTYRFSYVSSPKNQIALLNNAVEAFKNGRPIER, translated from the coding sequence ATGAATCCCGATCAAACTCCTCCAGCACCAACTGATCCAGTAGATCCTGAGCAACCTGTTGCATATGATGCTCAGGGACGTCCTCTCTACGCCCATCCGCCTGTTCAGGCTGCAGCAGATCCACAGACGGTTCATATGTCTCGTGCTGTCGATCCTGTTATGCCCGAGATCAGCGCATCGTTAAAGGCAAAACACGATGAATCTGTTAAGCTATATCCATTTCTTAATCTGAGTGAATCAGAATATGTTATTAGTGCAGTCCGTCGTCATCCAATTGGCCTACTGATTCCTGTAGCTGTCGTTATTTTTCTAGTAGTTGTTATCATTGCTGTCTTAATCTCATATCCAATGATCATTAATTCGGTCGGCGGTCCTACAGCACTTCCAAGTTATGATATCGTCATGCTCATTGGTCTTCTTGTTCTTGCGCTACTTTGTATAGGTGGATACATAGCCGTATGGGTCTATCGAAATAATAAGTTCTTTCTTACAAACGAAAGTGTAATACAGGAGATACAGCTCACGTTATTTTCTCATAATGAGCAAACGGTTAGTCTAGAAAATATTGAAGATGCCAGTTATAAGCAACTAGGTATAATTCAGACAATGTTTGATTATGGTTCCATTCGTCTCTCAACACAAGGTGATGAAACAACTTATCGATTTAGCTACGTTTCGAGTCCTAAGAATCAGATTGCGCTTTTGAATAATGCCGTTGAAGCTTTTAAAAACGGTCGCCCGATCGAGCGCTAA
- the ruvB gene encoding Holliday junction branch migration DNA helicase RuvB has translation MAIERIINTSAPDDDADEAQIEVTLRPQSFAEYTGQERLKMNLKLAIDAAKMREEPMDHVLLYGPPGLGKTTMATVIANEMGSNIRVTAGPAIERAGDLASILTNLTDGDILFIDEIHRLSRAVEEVLYSAMEDYKLDIVIGKGPAARSVRLDLPKFTVIGATTRTGALAAPLRDRFGHIYRLEFYTPDEIGQIITRASKILESPIEPESAAILSTRARLTPRIANRLLKRVRDYADVNGDGIIDTVTTTKALDMLEIDELGLDPADRRLLTSVIDNYGTNPVGLNTMSALTGDEATTIEDFYEPYLLQIGFIERTPRGRRVTPKAYRHLGKITPETE, from the coding sequence ATGGCAATTGAACGAATCATAAATACTAGCGCACCGGATGATGATGCCGATGAAGCGCAAATTGAAGTGACTTTGCGTCCGCAGAGTTTTGCTGAATACACCGGTCAAGAGCGACTAAAAATGAATTTAAAGCTAGCGATTGATGCAGCCAAAATGCGTGAAGAACCAATGGATCACGTCCTGCTTTATGGTCCTCCGGGACTTGGAAAAACAACAATGGCAACAGTGATTGCCAACGAAATGGGCTCAAATATTCGCGTGACTGCCGGTCCTGCAATTGAACGAGCAGGTGATCTTGCAAGTATTCTGACAAATCTTACAGACGGTGACATCCTATTCATTGATGAGATTCATCGACTGAGTCGAGCTGTTGAAGAAGTACTCTATAGTGCGATGGAAGATTATAAATTGGATATTGTTATCGGGAAAGGTCCAGCAGCGCGTAGCGTGCGACTTGATCTACCAAAGTTCACGGTCATTGGCGCTACAACGAGAACTGGTGCACTCGCAGCGCCTTTACGTGATCGTTTTGGCCACATTTATCGTTTAGAATTCTACACACCAGATGAAATCGGTCAAATTATTACCAGAGCAAGTAAAATCTTAGAGAGTCCAATTGAACCCGAGTCGGCTGCGATTCTTTCAACAAGAGCACGCTTAACGCCACGTATTGCAAACCGCTTATTAAAGCGAGTACGTGACTATGCTGATGTAAATGGTGACGGCATAATTGATACTGTAACTACTACAAAAGCTCTGGATATGCTTGAGATTGATGAGCTAGGCCTCGATCCTGCCGACCGTCGACTGCTTACGAGTGTGATTGATAATTACGGTACAAATCCAGTCGGTCTTAACACAATGTCTGCTCTTACTGGTGATGAAGCCACAACCATCGAGGACTTTTATGAGCCATATCTTTTACAGATTGGTTTTATTGAGCGTACACCACGCGGTAGACGTGTCACGCCTAAGGCGTATAGGCACTTAGGCAAAATAACACCTGAAACTGAGTAA
- the ruvA gene encoding Holliday junction branch migration protein RuvA — MIAHVQGTVAEKFNSSIIVDVHGVGYEISVALGDYEHTLLNESVKFYTHHHIREQSQELFGFTSLAAKKLFELLITVQGVGPKAALAILSLGDAEVVRNTIANGDSVFITKASGVGKKTAERVVVDLSDKVGLAIRTNVSEFGLSQQISHSDEALEALMALGYNLADASKSLEGVSTELSTAQRVTEALKA; from the coding sequence ATGATTGCACACGTTCAAGGTACTGTCGCTGAAAAGTTTAACTCATCTATTATTGTTGATGTCCATGGTGTTGGCTATGAGATATCTGTTGCCCTGGGTGACTATGAGCATACGCTATTAAATGAATCCGTTAAATTCTATACCCATCACCACATTCGCGAACAGTCGCAAGAGCTATTTGGCTTTACTAGTCTTGCGGCGAAGAAATTATTTGAATTACTTATTACAGTTCAGGGTGTTGGACCTAAAGCAGCACTAGCTATTTTATCTCTCGGTGATGCTGAGGTTGTACGTAATACCATCGCAAATGGTGACAGCGTGTTTATTACAAAAGCAAGTGGCGTTGGTAAAAAAACAGCCGAACGCGTTGTCGTCGATTTATCCGATAAGGTCGGTCTTGCGATTAGAACAAATGTGAGTGAGTTTGGTCTCTCACAGCAAATTTCTCATAGTGATGAGGCACTTGAAGCACTAATGGCGCTAGGTTATAACTTGGCTGATGCAAGTAAATCACTTGAAGGTGTCTCAACTGAGTTGTCGACAGCTCAGCGTGTAACTGAGGCGCTCAAAGCATAG
- a CDS encoding 1-acyl-sn-glycerol-3-phosphate acyltransferase, whose translation MRRPKVNSEVPTSTEKINELYDYYVQHEQSVRFAKFGYALINKIFKPHVSFETGAEKEIRRLLEEDELSLVLAANHVTNNDHYQLSGAASESPALNPLVGHTDILAKASLFKIVGIRQIIDGFGGIPTFREKEGGNARTAAAVVEASVKRIEQGRHMAIFPERTNHTQDPTLLMDFKPGIGHIVTRARKRNRETAILPIGISYYGDSAKKAEVVVGMPITDQFVKPGEVVEATREGMQKALDQASVTTGRRES comes from the coding sequence ATGAGACGACCTAAAGTAAATTCCGAAGTTCCTACATCTACTGAAAAAATAAATGAATTATATGATTATTATGTCCAACATGAGCAAAGTGTTCGCTTTGCAAAGTTTGGCTACGCTCTTATCAATAAAATTTTCAAACCTCATGTCTCATTTGAAACTGGAGCCGAGAAAGAAATACGAAGATTACTTGAAGAAGATGAACTAAGCCTCGTACTAGCAGCTAATCATGTAACAAACAACGATCATTATCAGCTTTCAGGTGCTGCATCAGAGAGTCCAGCACTTAATCCATTAGTCGGACACACGGATATCTTGGCGAAAGCTTCTCTCTTTAAAATTGTTGGCATACGACAGATCATTGATGGTTTTGGCGGAATACCGACATTCCGTGAAAAAGAGGGTGGGAATGCAAGAACAGCAGCAGCTGTTGTAGAGGCTAGCGTAAAGCGCATCGAACAGGGAAGGCACATGGCGATTTTCCCCGAAAGAACAAATCACACTCAAGATCCAACCTTACTTATGGATTTCAAGCCTGGTATAGGGCATATTGTTACGCGTGCACGCAAACGGAATCGTGAAACTGCTATTTTACCAATCGGAATTAGTTATTATGGCGACAGTGCAAAAAAAGCTGAAGTAGTTGTCGGTATGCCAATCACTGATCAATTTGTAAAACCGGGTGAAGTTGTTGAAGCGACCAGGGAGGGGATGCAAAAAGCTTTGGATCAAGCCAGTGTTACCACCGGTCGACGAGAGAGCTGA
- the ruvC gene encoding crossover junction endodeoxyribonuclease RuvC: MRIIGIDPGTGILGFGVIDIIKGKTTLVTAGVITTPAHTPLPDRLEEIYNGLTEIINETKPQMMAIEQLFFAQNVTTAMSVSHARGVAMLTGKQANLTIEEYTPLQIKQTMTGYGRATKKQMQEMVRIQLGLSEVPKPDDCADALAAAIMCAFMTRVPTK, from the coding sequence ATGAGAATTATAGGTATCGATCCAGGAACGGGTATTTTAGGCTTTGGTGTCATAGATATTATAAAAGGTAAAACTACTCTTGTAACGGCTGGTGTAATCACGACTCCAGCTCACACTCCCCTACCCGATCGCCTCGAAGAAATTTACAACGGTCTCACTGAGATTATCAATGAGACAAAGCCACAAATGATGGCAATAGAGCAGCTATTTTTTGCTCAGAATGTTACAACTGCGATGAGCGTCTCTCATGCACGTGGCGTTGCAATGTTAACTGGAAAACAGGCAAACTTAACAATAGAAGAGTACACGCCACTACAAATTAAGCAGACAATGACAGGCTATGGGCGTGCGACAAAAAAACAGATGCAGGAAATGGTACGCATACAACTTGGCCTAAGCGAAGTGCCAAAACCTGACGACTGCGCCGATGCACTTGCAGCTGCAATAATGTGTGCTTTTATGACGCGAGTCCCTACTAAATAG